TCAGTGCCACCTTGTAGGTGTATGTGCCTTCGGGCAGGTCCACCGTGAGCTTCCACAGTTCGTCGTGGCGGTCGAATGCGAACTGCCCTCCGGCCGGGTTCCAGTCCTCGGTACCGAGTGCCGCGCCGAAATCGCCGGCGAGGGCCACGGACTCCGGCTGCGGGAAGGACGGCTCCGGGATGTCGGTTTCCGGGTGCGAGCCGTGCTGCTCGGCCGGAGCGGAAGGGACGGCGACGGCGTCGCGCAGGACCTCTTCCACTACTTCCTCTGCCGGGGAAGCGGTTTCTGCCGCTGCCACCGGCTTCCCGCTGAGGGCGGCTGACAGGTGCGCCGGCTCCGGGAAGTCTTTCAGGGCCCGGCGGCCCTCGTTGGTGATGCTCCAGCCCGAGCGGGCTTCCTTGAGGATCCAGCCCGCCTTGACGAGCTTGGTGGTGGCGTTCACCAGGGCACGCTCGCCGCGGGTGGTGCCGCTGGCCAGGGCCTCCGCTTCGCGTCCTGCGAGCGGCACACGGTCCAGGGCGGCACCGAGTACCTTTGCCCTGCTGACCTTGCCGGTAGCTGACGGGTCCTCTGCTGCGAGGATCTCAAGGACCGCCTGCAGCCGCAGCGCAGTGTTTTCAACGGTGTCTGAGCCCAATGGAATTCCTTTGTTACGAATGTTGATAGCCGCTCCGGTTAAGCCGGCTCACCGCCATCAACACTATCCCCGGCAGCCGCCGGGACGAAGCGACCGGGCCCTAGTGTTGCGCAACTCTCCCCCGCAGTGCGGTGAAGTCCCCGTCAACGAGGGGTGCGTAGCCGGCGTAGGCGGCCAGGACGGCGTCCTGCACCTTGGCAATATCCAGTCCCGGTGCGAGGTCCCGGGCGGCTCCGGCGGTGCGCGGGTCCCAGCCCAGCCCGAGCTCGGCATAGCAGTCGGTCAAGACCCGGCGGAGCGGGAGGGCGTTGTCCACCACCAGCACCGAGGAAAACAGCCAGCCGCCGGCAATCACCCGTTGGGCCGTGCCCGCCAGTTTGATCCGCTCCCCGCCGGGAGCGCCGCCGGGAGCCTCGCCGGAGACGGTGAATTCCCCGGGGCAGTACTCCCCCGGAATTTCGCCTACACCGGCGGTCAGCCCGACCTTGCGGAACGCGCGGGCCAGCAGCTCGCCGAAGTCCGCGAAACGGCGTCTCGAACCGGCGAGGGCATCGGCGTCCGGCTCCACGTGGTCCAGGACCAGGCAGCCGTCGTGGTAGGCGGCGGCCCGGCCGCCGGCCTTGCGGACCAGCGGCTCGAAGCCTTGCCGGCGGCAGGCAGCCTGCGCCGCGGCGAAGCCGGGCAGCTTGGCGTCGCGCTGCCCCAGGGCGACCGTGGGGCGGGGACGGTATATCCGCAGGGCCGGGCCGAGCCCACCGCTGCGGACGGCTTCGAGCATGGCGAGCGCGAAGTCGAGGTCGGCCGCGGCGCCCAGGGATTCCTCCTGCCGGAACACTTCCAAGGCGGCGGGCACCGCCTACGCTCCGCCGAGCGGCCGGACGGTCAGGATCTGCTCGGAGCGCCCAAACGGGCCCTGCAGGTCATGCAGGACCGTCGAAGTCAGGCCGATTGCGTCGGCACCGAAGGTCACCTGGGTATCCAGGCCCAGCCATTCCCCCCGGGGTTCGCGGTGCAGGTGCAGCTGCAGGTCCACGTTCGGGAACATGTAGCTGTCCCCGCCCGGGGGCACGCGGGTGGAAATACCGTTGGCGGTGTCCGCCATGCCCACGAGGCGGACCAGGTCCGACGTCGGCGTGCCCTCCACCATTTCGTGCGGGGTGCGCAGCCACGCCCGGCCGCGGCCCGGACGCAGCCCCGGCAGTGCCCGTTTCTCCAGGGATTCAATAAACGCCCCGGGCCACTCGGTCATGCCTTCATGGGTGCCCGCCTCTGCCGGACCGGGCATGGCGTCGTCTTCCAGCGCAGCCACCTCTGCCGTCGAGCCGCGGGCAAGGCGCCAGGCGGTGGCGCGCACGGCGGTGCGGCCTTCAACCACCATCTCGGCCTGCACCAGTTCGATGGTGCGTCCGGGACGCAGGACGGAGGTTTTCACCTCGAAGGCGGTGCGCGGGATCAACCCGAAAATGTCGTAGCTGATCCGGGCCATACGCAGCTCGGGGCGTGGACGGAACTGCTCCAGGCAGTGGGCCAGCAGTCCGGAAATGGGAGCCATGTGCTGCTCCTGCGGGTTCCAGGCCCCCTGGGTGTGAATGGTTGCCTCATAGGCGTCGTTGCCCAGCGAGCGATAATACGATTCAGCCACGTGCTTGCTTC
This genomic stretch from Arthrobacter sp. zg-Y1110 harbors:
- a CDS encoding winged helix-turn-helix domain-containing protein produces the protein MGSDTVENTALRLQAVLEILAAEDPSATGKVSRAKVLGAALDRVPLAGREAEALASGTTRGERALVNATTKLVKAGWILKEARSGWSITNEGRRALKDFPEPAHLSAALSGKPVAAAETASPAEEVVEEVLRDAVAVPSAPAEQHGSHPETDIPEPSFPQPESVALAGDFGAALGTEDWNPAGGQFAFDRHDELWKLTVDLPEGTYTYKVALNGSWDENYGFDAHRDGGNIELWHTGGPLTFLYDHATHNVVTKATA
- a CDS encoding thioesterase family protein, with the translated sequence MAESYYRSLGNDAYEATIHTQGAWNPQEQHMAPISGLLAHCLEQFRPRPELRMARISYDIFGLIPRTAFEVKTSVLRPGRTIELVQAEMVVEGRTAVRATAWRLARGSTAEVAALEDDAMPGPAEAGTHEGMTEWPGAFIESLEKRALPGLRPGRGRAWLRTPHEMVEGTPTSDLVRLVGMADTANGISTRVPPGGDSYMFPNVDLQLHLHREPRGEWLGLDTQVTFGADAIGLTSTVLHDLQGPFGRSEQILTVRPLGGA
- a CDS encoding lipoyl protein ligase domain-containing protein, encoding MPAALEVFRQEESLGAAADLDFALAMLEAVRSGGLGPALRIYRPRPTVALGQRDAKLPGFAAAQAACRRQGFEPLVRKAGGRAAAYHDGCLVLDHVEPDADALAGSRRRFADFGELLARAFRKVGLTAGVGEIPGEYCPGEFTVSGEAPGGAPGGERIKLAGTAQRVIAGGWLFSSVLVVDNALPLRRVLTDCYAELGLGWDPRTAGAARDLAPGLDIAKVQDAVLAAYAGYAPLVDGDFTALRGRVAQH